A single window of Nocardioides kongjuensis DNA harbors:
- a CDS encoding DUF6801 domain-containing protein translates to MTLRHRFTLRPVSAGAVLGLAASTAVVLGTAGTASAAPIDFDCTVPVLGANTFSVDVTTNAPATAPAGTSISPTVTSIMTVPDSLADTMRLFFSPDTIGGTVQATNLVDGKQVVTTIVIPATAVPSDGPISLTGTGVMPAFTAGPQGTTHQIQAGAQQVGMVLTTNGTPSPFDIPCTPAGGQNTVIGSVTTTAAPASTTTVKAKYSKKARKATVTASVTATGASPSGAVTFTLKKGKRVTTRTATVAGGTATATFKKLKKGKYTVTASYSGSVGASSATTKLKVR, encoded by the coding sequence ATGACCTTGCGTCATCGCTTCACGCTGCGCCCCGTCTCCGCCGGCGCCGTTCTCGGCCTCGCGGCCAGCACCGCCGTCGTCCTCGGCACGGCGGGCACGGCATCGGCCGCGCCCATCGACTTCGACTGCACCGTGCCGGTGCTCGGGGCGAACACCTTCTCGGTCGACGTCACGACGAACGCCCCGGCAACCGCACCGGCCGGCACGTCGATCAGCCCGACAGTCACCTCGATCATGACCGTGCCGGACAGCCTCGCCGACACGATGCGGCTGTTCTTCTCACCGGACACGATCGGGGGGACCGTCCAGGCCACCAACCTCGTCGACGGCAAGCAAGTGGTGACGACGATCGTCATTCCGGCCACCGCTGTCCCGTCGGACGGGCCCATCTCCCTCACCGGCACCGGCGTGATGCCGGCCTTCACGGCGGGCCCGCAGGGGACGACGCACCAGATCCAGGCGGGTGCCCAGCAGGTGGGCATGGTGCTGACCACGAACGGCACGCCTTCACCGTTCGACATCCCCTGCACGCCCGCCGGGGGCCAGAACACCGTCATCGGCTCGGTCACGACCACTGCAGCGCCGGCGTCAACGACCACCGTCAAGGCGAAGTACTCCAAGAAGGCACGCAAAGCAACCGTGACGGCGAGCGTCACCGCGACCGGAGCCAGCCCGTCCGGCGCGGTCACCTTCACCCTCAAGAAGGGCAAGAGGGTCACGACCAGGACGGCGACCGTCGCCGGGGGCACCGCCACGGCGACCTTCAAGAAGCTCAAGAAGGGGAAGTACACGGTCACGGCGTCCTACAGCGGCAGCGTGGGCGCCTCCAGCGCCACGACCAAGCTCAAGGTCCGCTGA
- a CDS encoding amidohydrolase family protein — MSAWHLQGRVLPDDADRDVYVVDRRISFTPVADATTLGTGLVLVPGLADAHAHLSLASPAGDDAPAGERVRASARAHLEAGVLAVREPGSPDRASRGLGPDAGLPRVTTAGRFLAPAGRYFPGLAREVNDGELVEAALEELAWSGGWVKLIGDSPIPGPGMTRTFSEAAVVAATRAVHAAGGRVAMHCALPDVIQSAIEARIDTLEHATFLQADQVPSLAAYGGSWVPTLSINEAIRGMLPSTMGELIDRMPLALAAAAAAGVPILAGTDAGMGPHGRVRHEIELLARYGLTPEQALGAGSWRTRELLGLPGIAEGAPADLVAFDTDPRDDLGVLAAPRIRVLDGTVLSPAT, encoded by the coding sequence ATGTCCGCCTGGCACCTCCAGGGACGGGTTCTTCCCGACGACGCCGACCGCGATGTCTACGTGGTCGACAGGCGGATCTCGTTCACGCCCGTTGCCGACGCGACCACCCTGGGGACCGGCCTCGTGCTGGTCCCCGGGCTGGCCGACGCCCACGCCCACCTGTCGCTGGCGAGCCCCGCGGGCGACGACGCGCCGGCCGGTGAGCGGGTGCGCGCCAGCGCCCGCGCCCACCTCGAGGCCGGAGTTCTCGCGGTGCGCGAGCCCGGCAGCCCCGACCGTGCGTCCCGGGGCCTCGGCCCGGACGCGGGTCTCCCCCGGGTCACCACGGCGGGCCGGTTCCTCGCACCTGCCGGACGCTACTTCCCCGGCCTGGCCCGCGAGGTGAACGACGGCGAGCTGGTCGAGGCGGCCCTCGAGGAGCTCGCCTGGAGCGGCGGCTGGGTCAAGCTGATCGGCGACTCCCCCATCCCGGGGCCCGGGATGACCCGCACCTTCAGCGAGGCGGCGGTCGTCGCCGCGACCCGCGCCGTGCACGCCGCCGGCGGCCGGGTCGCGATGCACTGCGCACTGCCGGACGTGATCCAGTCCGCCATCGAGGCCCGGATCGACACCCTCGAGCACGCGACCTTCCTCCAGGCCGACCAGGTCCCCTCACTCGCGGCGTACGGCGGCAGCTGGGTGCCGACGCTGAGCATCAACGAGGCGATCCGCGGGATGCTCCCGTCCACCATGGGCGAGCTGATCGACCGGATGCCCCTCGCCCTCGCGGCGGCGGCCGCGGCCGGCGTACCGATCCTCGCCGGGACCGACGCGGGCATGGGCCCGCACGGCCGGGTCCGTCACGAGATCGAGCTGCTCGCCCGGTACGGGCTCACGCCGGAGCAGGCACTCGGCGCCGGTTCGTGGCGCACCCGCGAGCTGCTCGGGCTCCCCGGCATCGCCGAGGGCGCGCCGGCCGACCTCGTCGCCTTCGACACGGACCCGCGCGACGACCTGGGCGTGCTGGCCGCACCACGGATCCGCGTCCTGGACGGGACGGTGCTCAGCCCAGCGACGTGA
- the hisH gene encoding imidazole glycerol phosphate synthase subunit HisH: MSAPSVVVLDYGSGNLRSAVRAVERAGASVTLTGDLDAAMEADGLLVPGVGAYEACMRGLRAIRGERIIARRLSGGRPVLGICVGMQILFEKGIEHGVETEGCGEWPGVVERLQAPIVPHMGWNTVSVPEGTRLFAGIEDERFYFVHSYGVRDWTLVTNDRTPDSHRPLVTWAEHGGDRFVAAVENGPLCATQFHPEKSGDAGAQLLRNWVTSLG; this comes from the coding sequence GTGAGCGCTCCGTCCGTCGTCGTCCTCGACTACGGCTCCGGCAACCTGCGCTCCGCCGTACGCGCGGTCGAGCGGGCCGGGGCATCGGTCACCCTGACCGGTGACCTCGACGCGGCGATGGAGGCAGACGGCCTGCTGGTGCCGGGCGTCGGTGCCTACGAGGCGTGCATGCGCGGGTTGCGGGCGATCCGTGGCGAGCGCATCATCGCCCGTCGCCTGTCCGGTGGCCGGCCGGTGCTCGGCATCTGTGTGGGCATGCAGATCCTGTTCGAGAAGGGCATCGAGCACGGCGTCGAGACCGAGGGCTGCGGCGAGTGGCCCGGCGTGGTCGAGCGGCTGCAGGCGCCGATCGTCCCGCACATGGGCTGGAACACGGTGTCGGTGCCCGAGGGCACGCGGCTGTTCGCGGGCATCGAGGACGAGCGCTTCTACTTCGTGCACTCCTACGGCGTGCGCGACTGGACGCTGGTCACCAACGACCGCACGCCCGACAGCCACCGGCCCCTCGTGACCTGGGCCGAGCACGGCGGCGACCGCTTCGTCGCGGCCGTCGAGAACGGGCCGCTGTGCGCGACCCAGTTCCACCCGGAGAAGTCGGGTGATGCGGGCGCCCAGCTGCTGCGCAACTGGGTCACGTCGCTGGGCTGA
- the hisB gene encoding imidazoleglycerol-phosphate dehydratase HisB yields the protein MSRTARIERQTSESKVIVEVNLDGTGKHDISTGVGFYDHMLTAFARHALVDLTVQTDGDVHIDAHHTVEDTAITLGQALRQALGDKVGIRRFGDATVPLDEALVHAVVDVSGRPYCVHTGEPEGQQYVQLGGSGVSYLGSLTQHVFESIAFHGHFALHVRVLAGREPHHIVETQFKAFARAFRDAVAIDPRETGIPSTKGAL from the coding sequence ATGAGCCGGACTGCACGGATCGAGCGGCAGACCAGCGAGTCGAAGGTGATCGTCGAGGTGAACCTCGACGGCACCGGCAAGCACGACATCTCCACCGGCGTCGGCTTCTACGACCACATGCTGACCGCGTTCGCGCGCCACGCGCTGGTCGACCTGACCGTCCAGACCGACGGTGACGTCCACATCGACGCCCACCACACGGTCGAGGACACCGCGATCACGCTGGGCCAGGCGCTGCGCCAGGCGCTGGGCGACAAGGTCGGCATCCGCCGCTTCGGCGACGCGACCGTCCCGCTCGACGAGGCGCTGGTGCACGCCGTCGTCGACGTGTCCGGGCGTCCCTACTGCGTCCACACCGGTGAGCCCGAGGGCCAGCAGTACGTCCAGCTCGGCGGCTCCGGCGTCTCCTACCTCGGCTCGCTGACCCAGCACGTCTTCGAGTCGATCGCCTTCCACGGGCACTTCGCGCTCCACGTGCGGGTGCTCGCCGGCCGCGAGCCGCACCACATCGTCGAGACGCAGTTCAAGGCGTTCGCCCGTGCCTTCCGCGACGCCGTCGCGATCGACCCCCGCGAGACCGGCATCCCCTCCACCAAGGGAGCCCTGTGA
- a CDS encoding histidinol-phosphate transaminase — MTGSTGGGWPPMREELRGIEPYGAPQLDVPVQLNVNENPYGPSEACVADIAAAAAAAAGTLNRYPDREFVALREALAAYLSKDTPAGIVPEQVWAANGSNEVMLQLLQAFGGPGRTAVSFAPTYSMYPEYARDTNTRWVAGRRAEDFALDLDAARDLVKTEQPSVILLPSPNNPTGTALPPEAVGVLCEAAGDDGIVVVDEAYGEFRRTGVPSALELLASYRNLVVTRTMSKAFAGAGLRLGYLAAAPEICDAIRVVRLPYHLSAVTQAVALAALGHAPELLGKVDDLRRERDALVDWLRAEAYDVADSDANFVLFGRFADRHAVWQGLLDQGVLIRETGPEGWLRVSVGTPDEMAAFRAALTDVNGERA; from the coding sequence ATGACGGGATCGACGGGCGGCGGCTGGCCGCCGATGCGCGAGGAGCTGCGCGGGATCGAGCCGTACGGTGCCCCGCAGCTGGACGTCCCTGTCCAGCTCAACGTCAACGAGAACCCCTACGGCCCGTCCGAGGCGTGCGTCGCCGACATCGCCGCGGCGGCTGCTGCCGCGGCCGGGACCCTCAACCGTTACCCCGACCGCGAGTTCGTGGCGCTGCGCGAGGCCCTGGCCGCCTACCTGTCCAAGGACACGCCCGCCGGCATCGTGCCCGAGCAGGTGTGGGCGGCCAACGGCTCCAACGAGGTCATGCTCCAGCTGCTGCAGGCCTTCGGCGGGCCGGGGCGCACGGCGGTGAGCTTCGCGCCGACGTACTCGATGTACCCGGAGTACGCCCGCGACACCAACACCCGCTGGGTCGCCGGCCGCCGGGCTGAGGACTTCGCTCTCGACCTCGACGCCGCGCGCGACCTGGTCAAGACCGAGCAGCCGAGCGTGATCCTGCTGCCCAGCCCCAACAACCCCACCGGCACCGCGCTGCCGCCCGAGGCGGTCGGCGTGCTGTGCGAGGCGGCGGGGGACGACGGCATCGTCGTGGTCGACGAGGCCTACGGCGAGTTCCGGCGCACCGGGGTCCCGAGTGCGCTCGAGCTGCTGGCGTCGTACCGCAACCTCGTGGTCACCCGCACCATGAGCAAGGCCTTCGCGGGCGCCGGGCTGCGGCTGGGCTACCTCGCCGCGGCGCCGGAGATCTGCGACGCGATCCGAGTCGTCCGACTGCCCTACCACCTCTCCGCGGTCACCCAGGCGGTCGCGCTGGCGGCCCTCGGCCACGCGCCCGAGCTGCTCGGCAAGGTCGACGACCTGCGCCGTGAGCGGGACGCGCTGGTCGACTGGCTGCGCGCCGAGGCGTACGACGTGGCCGACTCGGACGCCAATTTCGTGTTGTTCGGGCGATTCGCCGACCGCCATGCTGTCTGGCAGGGTCTCCTCGACCAGGGAGTCCTGATCCGGGAGACCGGGCCCGAGGGGTGGCTGCGGGTCTCGGTCGGCACCCCCGACGAGATGGCAGCCTTCCGGGCTGCACTGACCGATGTGAACGGAGAACGCGCATGA
- the hisD gene encoding histidinol dehydrogenase — MSLIRRIDLRTVSDSAESETDYRAAVPRADFDIEAAVPAVHAICEEVRTRGLDAIVEFGEKFDGVRVDDIRVAPAVMQAALDDLDPDIRAGLEESIRRLRATCANELEQDAVTDLGPGARVTHRKVPVGRVGLYVPGGLAPLVSSVLMNVVPAQTAGVESIALASPPQKEFGGSVHPTILAACALLGVEEVYAVGGAQAIAMFAYGVGPCRRVDLVTGPGNIWVVTAKRILKGQVGIDSEAGPTEIAILADDTGNAAYVAADLISQAEHDPLAASVLVTTSERLATEVEAELDQQVAATKHSERIITSLGGKQSGIVLVRDLEQGLDVVNAYAAEHLEIHTEDAAGWAARVRNAGAIFVGPHAPVSLGDYCAGSNHVLPTAGCACHSSGLSVRAFTKSVHVIDYSAEALAEVAGHVVTLAEAEDLPGHGAAITVRSTR; from the coding sequence ATGTCCCTGATCCGTCGCATCGACCTGCGCACGGTCTCCGACTCCGCGGAGTCCGAGACCGACTACCGCGCGGCAGTGCCCCGTGCCGACTTCGACATCGAAGCGGCGGTGCCGGCGGTGCATGCGATCTGCGAGGAGGTCCGCACCCGCGGCCTGGACGCGATCGTGGAGTTCGGGGAGAAGTTCGACGGCGTGCGCGTCGACGACATCCGGGTGGCGCCGGCCGTGATGCAGGCTGCGCTCGACGACCTCGACCCCGACATCCGCGCGGGCCTGGAGGAGTCGATCCGCCGGCTGCGCGCGACCTGCGCCAACGAGCTCGAGCAGGACGCCGTCACCGACCTCGGTCCCGGCGCCCGGGTCACCCACCGCAAGGTGCCGGTCGGCCGGGTCGGCCTCTACGTCCCCGGCGGGCTCGCGCCGCTGGTGTCGTCGGTGCTGATGAACGTCGTCCCCGCGCAGACCGCGGGCGTCGAGTCGATCGCGCTCGCCAGCCCGCCGCAGAAGGAGTTCGGCGGCTCGGTGCACCCGACGATCCTGGCGGCGTGCGCGCTGCTGGGCGTCGAGGAGGTGTACGCCGTCGGCGGCGCCCAGGCGATCGCCATGTTCGCCTACGGCGTCGGCCCCTGCCGGCGGGTCGACCTGGTGACCGGCCCCGGCAACATCTGGGTCGTCACCGCCAAGCGCATCCTCAAGGGCCAGGTCGGCATCGACTCCGAGGCGGGGCCCACCGAGATCGCGATCCTCGCCGACGACACCGGCAACGCGGCCTACGTCGCCGCCGACCTGATCAGCCAGGCCGAGCACGACCCGCTGGCCGCATCGGTCCTGGTCACCACCTCCGAGCGGCTCGCCACCGAGGTCGAGGCGGAGCTCGACCAGCAGGTCGCCGCGACCAAGCACAGCGAGCGGATCATCACCTCGCTCGGGGGCAAGCAGTCCGGCATCGTGCTGGTCCGCGACCTCGAGCAGGGCCTCGACGTCGTCAACGCGTACGCCGCCGAGCACCTCGAGATCCACACCGAGGACGCCGCCGGCTGGGCCGCCCGGGTCCGCAACGCCGGCGCGATCTTCGTCGGCCCGCACGCCCCGGTCAGCCTCGGCGACTACTGTGCCGGGTCCAACCACGTGCTCCCGACGGCCGGCTGCGCCTGCCACTCCTCGGGGCTCTCGGTCCGCGCGTTCACCAAGTCGGTCCACGTCATCGACTACTCCGCCGAGGCGCTCGCCGAGGTCGCCGGCCACGTCGTCACCCTCGCCGAGGCCGAGGACCTGCCCGGCCACGGTGCCGCCATCACGGTCCGGTCGACGCGATGA
- a CDS encoding LON peptidase substrate-binding domain-containing protein: MTDQLPMFPLNAVLYPGVSVPLHVFEDRYRALVHHLLRTEDPSQRLFGSVAIREGYEVGDHGTQSLYRIGVRLQLTEVEARADGSFDVVAVGRDRIQLDRLLTTGDYPVGEVTVLPSRATEVPEEVVEQARATFTAYRHVLRSIAGDPLQGDLPKDPTYLSWTLAACTPLPMGERQQLLEANDAAERLVLVTDLLRAELRTINVITSLPATEVARTRWSPN; this comes from the coding sequence GTGACGGACCAGCTCCCGATGTTCCCGCTGAACGCGGTGCTCTACCCGGGGGTCAGTGTGCCGCTGCACGTCTTCGAGGACCGCTACCGGGCCCTGGTGCACCACCTGCTGCGCACCGAGGACCCGTCGCAGCGGCTGTTCGGGTCGGTCGCGATCCGCGAGGGCTACGAGGTCGGCGACCACGGCACCCAGTCGCTGTACCGGATCGGGGTCCGTCTCCAGCTCACCGAGGTCGAGGCCCGCGCCGACGGGAGCTTCGACGTGGTGGCGGTCGGCCGCGACCGGATCCAGCTCGACCGTCTGCTCACCACCGGCGACTACCCGGTCGGCGAGGTCACCGTGCTGCCGAGCCGGGCGACGGAGGTGCCCGAGGAGGTCGTGGAGCAGGCCCGGGCCACGTTCACGGCCTACCGCCACGTGCTCCGCTCGATCGCCGGCGACCCGCTGCAGGGCGATCTGCCGAAGGACCCGACCTACCTGTCCTGGACGCTCGCGGCCTGCACGCCGCTGCCGATGGGCGAACGCCAGCAGCTGCTCGAGGCCAACGACGCGGCCGAGCGGCTGGTGCTGGTCACCGACCTGCTCCGCGCCGAGCTGCGCACCATCAACGTGATCACCTCGCTGCCGGCGACCGAGGTCGCGCGCACCCGCTGGAGCCCCAATTGA
- the ybaK gene encoding Cys-tRNA(Pro) deacylase, whose product MTPAINALKKAGVAFTVHEYDHDARAESYGGEAAAAMGIAPDRVFKTLFADVDGALVVGVVPVSGQLDLKALARAVDGRKAAMADPRAAERATGYVVGGISPLGQRKAHPTVVDETALPHDTVFVSAGRRGLEIELSPAELVRLTAARVAPIRRPSSG is encoded by the coding sequence TTGACCCCGGCGATCAACGCCCTCAAGAAGGCCGGCGTGGCGTTCACCGTCCACGAGTACGACCACGACGCCCGGGCGGAGTCGTACGGCGGCGAGGCGGCCGCGGCGATGGGCATCGCGCCGGACCGGGTGTTCAAGACCCTGTTCGCCGACGTCGACGGCGCCCTCGTCGTGGGCGTCGTGCCCGTCTCGGGTCAGCTCGACCTCAAGGCACTGGCCCGCGCCGTCGACGGGCGCAAGGCCGCGATGGCCGATCCGAGGGCCGCCGAGCGGGCGACCGGGTACGTCGTGGGCGGGATCTCCCCGCTCGGGCAGCGCAAGGCGCACCCGACCGTCGTCGACGAGACCGCGCTGCCCCACGACACGGTGTTCGTCTCCGCGGGCCGGCGCGGGCTGGAGATCGAGCTCAGCCCTGCGGAGCTGGTGCGGCTGACGGCTGCTCGGGTCGCACCGATTCGCCGGCCGTCGTCGGGTTGA
- the dnaE gene encoding DNA polymerase III subunit alpha: MAADAGDFVHLHVHTEYSMLDGASLLDGLFTRVNDLGMPAIAMTDHGNLHGAYDFYSKAKKYGVQPIIGIEAYITPGTPRGERRRVRWGKGDAAEEGGDDVAGGGAYTHMTMWAESTEGMHNLFRLSSRSSLEGYYFKPRMDKEILAEHSKGIIVSTGCPSGAIQTRLRLGQWDEAVREAAELQDIYGKESVFLELMDHGISIEKRVRDDLLRLGKELGIPPIATNDSHYNNPEDADAHDALICVASGKRLSDTNRLKFDGGGYYIKSAAEMRELWAGKFGMPEACDNTVAIAERCSVEFTESTGGYMARADIPEGETEESWFRKEVWRGIEARYPGDKLTQEVKDRVEMELSVVSQKGYCGYYLVVADFIQWSKRNGIRVGPGRGSGAGSIAAYALSITDLCPLEHGLFFERFLNPERPSMPDFDIDFDDARRGEVIQYVSEKYGAERVAQIATFGRLKAKAAIKDAARVLDHGFAIGDKITKAMPPDVMGKGVPLKEIFNPEHKRYNDGGEFRALYESDADVRTIYQTAVGLEGQIRNWGVHAAGVIMSSEPLIDIVPIMARPQDGAVITQFDYPMCESLGLVKMDFLGLSNLRILEDALANIKANKDEVVVLEELPFDDRATYELMGRGDTLGVFQLDGGGMRALLRSMLPDKFADITAVSALYRPGPMGADSHNKYAHRKNGRQPIEPIHPALAEALEPVLGETYGLIVYQEQVMAIAQVLAGYSLGAADNMRRVMGKKKKAELDAQFEGFEAGMLERGYPKDAVKTLWEILVPFADYAFNKSHSAAYGVITYWTAYLKANYPTEYMAALLTSVKDDKDKMAIYLNECRRMKIQVLPPDVNESAHNFTAVGRDIRFGLTAIRNVGSNVVDGIVEARVEKGRFGDFNDFLSKVPATVCNKRVIDSLIKAGAFDDMKHLRRALVAIHETAVDQYVDIKRNEAIGQDSLFAGLGDDDGSDGGFGVSVAIPDIDEWDKMTLLGHEREMLGLYVSDHPLLGLEHVLSNGTDCTIGQLVTDESRPHNSTVTVAGLVTSIQRKITKNGDPWATVTLEDLEGAIEVLLFPSAYRLAAPYLTEDAIIRVRGQLDTDREPAQLRGQEVTVPDLERGSDGPVVISLPSSRCTGPVVAQLREVLSSHAGLTEVRLQLLSRDSTKLMRLGDNLRVTPSVSLFADLKHLLGPGCLDR, encoded by the coding sequence ATGGCTGCTGACGCCGGGGACTTCGTCCACCTGCACGTCCACACCGAGTACTCCATGCTCGACGGAGCCTCGCTGCTCGACGGGTTGTTCACCCGCGTCAACGACCTCGGCATGCCGGCGATCGCGATGACCGATCACGGCAACCTCCACGGCGCCTACGACTTCTACTCCAAGGCGAAGAAGTACGGCGTCCAGCCCATCATCGGCATCGAGGCCTACATCACCCCGGGCACGCCGCGCGGCGAGCGGCGCCGGGTGCGGTGGGGCAAGGGCGACGCCGCCGAGGAGGGTGGCGACGACGTCGCCGGTGGTGGTGCCTACACCCACATGACGATGTGGGCCGAGTCCACCGAGGGCATGCACAACCTGTTCCGGCTCTCGTCCCGGTCCAGCCTCGAGGGCTACTACTTCAAGCCCCGCATGGACAAGGAGATCCTCGCCGAGCACAGCAAGGGCATCATCGTCTCCACCGGCTGCCCGAGCGGCGCGATCCAGACCCGGCTGCGGCTGGGCCAGTGGGACGAGGCGGTCCGCGAGGCGGCCGAGCTGCAGGACATCTACGGCAAGGAGTCGGTGTTCCTGGAGTTGATGGACCATGGCATCTCCATCGAGAAGCGGGTCCGCGACGACCTGCTGCGCCTCGGCAAGGAGCTCGGCATCCCGCCGATCGCCACCAACGACTCCCACTACAACAACCCCGAGGACGCCGACGCCCACGACGCCCTCATCTGCGTCGCCTCCGGCAAGCGGCTCTCCGACACCAACCGGCTCAAGTTCGACGGCGGCGGCTACTACATCAAGTCCGCCGCCGAGATGCGCGAGCTGTGGGCCGGGAAGTTCGGCATGCCCGAGGCCTGCGACAACACCGTCGCGATCGCCGAGCGCTGCTCGGTCGAGTTCACCGAGTCGACCGGCGGCTACATGGCCCGCGCCGACATCCCCGAGGGCGAGACCGAGGAGTCCTGGTTCCGCAAGGAGGTCTGGCGCGGCATCGAGGCGCGCTACCCCGGCGACAAGCTGACCCAGGAGGTCAAGGACCGGGTCGAGATGGAGCTCTCGGTCGTCTCCCAGAAGGGCTACTGCGGCTACTACCTCGTGGTCGCCGACTTCATCCAGTGGTCCAAGCGCAACGGCATCCGCGTGGGCCCGGGCCGTGGCTCGGGTGCGGGCTCCATCGCGGCGTACGCGCTCAGCATCACCGACCTGTGCCCCCTCGAGCACGGCCTGTTCTTCGAGCGCTTCCTCAACCCCGAGCGTCCCTCGATGCCCGACTTCGACATCGACTTCGACGATGCCCGCCGCGGCGAGGTCATCCAGTACGTCTCGGAGAAGTACGGCGCCGAGCGCGTCGCGCAGATCGCCACCTTCGGCCGGCTCAAGGCCAAGGCTGCGATCAAGGACGCCGCGCGCGTGCTCGACCACGGCTTCGCGATCGGCGACAAGATCACCAAGGCGATGCCGCCCGACGTCATGGGCAAGGGCGTGCCGCTCAAGGAGATCTTCAACCCCGAGCACAAGCGCTACAACGACGGTGGCGAGTTCCGGGCGCTCTACGAGTCCGACGCCGACGTGCGCACGATCTACCAGACGGCGGTCGGGCTCGAGGGCCAGATCCGCAACTGGGGTGTGCACGCCGCCGGCGTGATCATGTCCAGCGAGCCGCTGATCGACATCGTGCCGATCATGGCCCGCCCGCAGGACGGCGCGGTGATCACCCAGTTCGACTACCCGATGTGCGAGTCGCTCGGCCTGGTCAAGATGGACTTCCTGGGCCTGTCCAACCTGCGCATCCTCGAGGACGCGCTGGCCAACATCAAGGCCAACAAGGACGAGGTCGTCGTCCTCGAGGAGCTCCCGTTCGACGACCGGGCCACCTACGAGCTGATGGGCCGGGGCGACACCCTGGGCGTGTTCCAGCTCGATGGTGGGGGCATGCGCGCGCTGCTGCGCTCGATGCTGCCCGACAAGTTCGCCGACATCACCGCGGTCAGTGCGCTCTACCGACCCGGCCCGATGGGTGCCGACTCCCACAACAAGTACGCCCACCGCAAGAACGGGCGCCAGCCGATCGAGCCGATCCACCCGGCGCTCGCCGAGGCGCTCGAGCCGGTGCTGGGGGAGACCTACGGCCTGATCGTCTACCAGGAGCAGGTGATGGCGATCGCCCAGGTCCTGGCGGGCTACTCGCTGGGCGCCGCCGACAACATGCGCCGGGTCATGGGCAAGAAGAAGAAGGCCGAGCTCGACGCCCAGTTCGAGGGCTTCGAGGCCGGCATGCTCGAGCGCGGGTATCCCAAGGACGCGGTCAAGACGCTCTGGGAGATCCTCGTCCCGTTCGCCGACTACGCGTTCAACAAGTCGCACTCCGCGGCATACGGCGTCATCACCTACTGGACCGCCTACCTCAAGGCCAACTACCCGACCGAGTACATGGCCGCGCTCCTGACGTCCGTCAAGGACGACAAGGACAAGATGGCGATCTACCTCAACGAGTGCCGCCGGATGAAGATCCAGGTGCTCCCGCCCGACGTCAACGAGTCGGCCCACAACTTCACCGCCGTCGGCCGCGACATCCGCTTCGGCCTCACCGCGATCCGCAACGTCGGCTCCAACGTCGTCGACGGCATCGTCGAGGCGCGGGTCGAGAAGGGCCGGTTCGGCGACTTCAACGACTTCCTGTCCAAGGTGCCGGCCACCGTGTGCAACAAGCGGGTCATCGACTCGCTGATCAAGGCCGGCGCGTTCGACGACATGAAGCACCTGCGCCGTGCCCTGGTCGCCATCCACGAGACCGCGGTCGACCAGTACGTCGACATCAAGCGCAACGAGGCCATCGGCCAGGACTCCCTGTTCGCCGGGCTGGGCGACGACGACGGCAGCGACGGCGGGTTCGGCGTCAGCGTCGCGATCCCCGACATCGACGAGTGGGACAAGATGACCCTGCTCGGCCACGAGCGGGAGATGCTCGGCCTCTACGTCTCCGACCACCCGCTGCTCGGCCTCGAGCACGTCTTGTCCAACGGCACCGACTGCACCATCGGCCAGCTGGTCACCGACGAGAGCCGCCCGCACAACTCGACGGTCACGGTGGCCGGGCTGGTCACCTCCATCCAGCGCAAGATCACCAAGAACGGCGACCCCTGGGCCACCGTGACGCTGGAGGACCTCGAGGGTGCGATCGAGGTGCTGCTGTTCCCGAGCGCCTACCGGCTCGCGGCGCCGTACCTCACCGAGGACGCGATCATCCGGGTCCGCGGCCAGCTCGACACCGACCGCGAGCCCGCCCAGCTGCGGGGCCAGGAGGTCACCGTCCCCGACCTCGAGCGGGGCAGCGACGGGCCGGTCGTGATCAGCCTGCCCTCGAGCCGGTGCACCGGGCCGGTGGTCGCCCAGCTGCGCGAGGTGCTGTCCTCCCACGCGGGGCTGACCGAGGTGCGGCTCCAGCTGCTGAGCCGCGACTCCACCAAGCTCATGCGGCTGGGGGACAATCTCCGGGTGACTCCCTCGGTCTCGCTCTTCGCCGACCTCAAGCACCTCCTCGGGCCCGGGTGCCTCGACCGATGA